The sequence below is a genomic window from Thermoflavifilum sp..
CGAAATAGGTGCACTGTGTATCCAGGCTTGCGGAGCAGTGAGTTCGGCGGCCACACAGAGCCAGGTGGCAGGACTTAATTGCTGGATCAGGGCCTGCAGCAGACGCTGATTTCGGTAAGGTGTTTCAATGAAAATTTGGGTTTCACCCGTATCCTGCAGACGGCGTTCGAGTGCCGAGATAGCCTGTCGCCGCTGCCGGGTTTCCACCGGAAGATAACCGCAGAACCGAAATTGTTGTCCGTTCATGCCTGAAGCCATCAAGGCCAGTAATACGGCACTGGGGCCGGTCAGCGGCACCACACGTGCTCCCAGACGATGGGCTTCCGCCACCAGCCTCTGGCCGGGATCGGCTATGCCCGGACAACCAGCTTCGCTCAACAGGCCTACTTCAGCCCCGTCGAGCAACCATTGCCGTAATGGCTCAAGGGATGTGGACTCATGTTTGTTTATCTCCATCCACACCTTTTTCTCCAGGTTGATATCAGGCAGCAGTTTTCTGATAAAACGCCTTACCGTTGTTGCTTTTTCTACATAAAAAAAATCGACCCGTTGCAATACTTCACTGACTTCTGCGGGTATGCATTGTAATGCTGTCTCGTGAAGGGGTCCCGGAATCATGTATAAACAGCCCCTGGCGGCATCTGCGTTCATGAAAGGATATTTTCACGGAAATAAGTGAATTGTGCT
It includes:
- a CDS encoding SAM-dependent methyltransferase — encoded protein: MNADAARGCLYMIPGPLHETALQCIPAEVSEVLQRVDFFYVEKATTVRRFIRKLLPDINLEKKVWMEINKHESTSLEPLRQWLLDGAEVGLLSEAGCPGIADPGQRLVAEAHRLGARVVPLTGPSAVLLALMASGMNGQQFRFCGYLPVETRQRRQAISALERRLQDTGETQIFIETPYRNQRLLQALIQQLSPATWLCVAAELTAPQAWIHSAPISEWKTTAWPDLHKKPAVFLIGYPAQ